Proteins found in one Acomys russatus chromosome 31, mAcoRus1.1, whole genome shotgun sequence genomic segment:
- the LOC127212783 gene encoding activity-dependent neuroprotector homeobox protein 2-like, producing MFQVPVENLDYVRSMRPWVKSILPEIGLDSCKGLLKDFEAFAPSDRYFYNTSWPDVTPGKYITKKMRYRSKPYCCSLCQYSADVLVSLRNHLHRCHEDEVDQELQIQCPDCSFVSRPVVVSRHFWLFHEPAEKVHSPKEKVLDNGKPLKSYIKHFTCLKCNFSNTSFCSMKKHVLNSHFHSLLNAYIGFETQEDQQQPKASDTLSVANTPPPERYYCKKCSTNMCSQDDLFSHILTSDVHKDLENKLRSVISEHNKRTGLLKQMPIVPKLKVSLSRPSNSSVPLTTAPAKPPWSHLALSQNTPSPAMVQPVTLAQPVTSANVRPPMGVPGSSWSRTNSLSDTAQSHMAFVSSPLSVGQTSLTLQTSAPSTVFFSGKASPHKPVVPPALPVSQPLGPVKKSVGMSNHLMSQAIQPGILPFTQPMEPEPTHRPVGPPVRSVGLTSSPGVLQNTLPGTISVGQVVSLADLPEGQMTPASMIPAQTIASGVLPTGQAVQSRGLHVGQTVSSQVLPSCQTVSVRVFPADQVVSGLQTPKQLVVSDAPVNQGVNSGIPLLGQPVISGPLVRPSMLQLSQSVGSSILPVTQLGRAETKQNTTFFEPGTVYRKLLPTGTQVNGKPIYTVDPMPVILSVPQGASLMTSVPSQVPNQFQSPSVGTQMSSALPSMSSSQGPVSTADQNILVQVSSSELGMNLGVRQAKQWKICSICNVFFPSNVYQAHMEVAHKQSEFNSSAKLEPVKLAVRAPFLKWTREKVMRCLFCKCLVSEGELMYHLLTHGFGCLFCPCTFHNIQGFLEHSRIKHLGRKRLFLDYINRGFELSLDANGNLLFPHLDFIITLPREEIGGQEVCLAILSGIYSTSLVPLYVKVKPQVKVVPQLSKQELICSLCLSTFMTADAYILHLKDRHHIMPMAYTMLSSPAFRCVHCCGIYAENLTVAAITLHLMHCEHAPKDSSELQVQSSFVESSELQFVSEEKIPDSTCPIKRKWPDGYLGAEDLRRDGKDPLHVLKGKTASDPEEGTSAVPLKRQRNESTTKGLVVNEDLLQILALDFKKDKDYSSEEKKQFLRKYFHKKPYPSRKEIELLYLFLKMEKIHVTLFFGTRRYNCLKAIEVFRPSVVLGFDMSELKNVKHRLIFE from the exons ATGTTTCAAGTTCCTGTGGAAAATCTGGACTATGTCAGAAGTATGCGGCCATGGGTGAAGAGCATTCTTCCAGAGATTGGACTTGACAGCTGCAAAGGATTGTTGAAGGACTTTGAAGCCTTTGCCCCAAGTGACAGATACTTTTATAATACATCTTGGCCAGATGTTACTCCAGGGAAATATAtcacaaagaaaatgagataCCGTTCCAAGCCATACTGCTGTAGCCTCTGCCAATACTCAGCAGATGTGCTTGTTTCTCTAAGAAATCATTTGCATCGTTGCCATGAAGATGAGGTGGACCAAGAGCTGCAGATCCAGTGTCCAGATTGCTCATTTGTTTCAAGGCCTGTTGTTGTGAGCAGGCACTTCTGGTTGTTCCATGAGCCTGCTGAGAAGGTTCACAGCCCAAAGGAGAAGGTTCTGGACAATGGGAAGCCATTGAAGAGTTATATAAAACACTTcacatgtttaaaatgtaacttttccAACACTTCCTTCTGTAGCATGAAGAAACATGTACTGAACAGCCATTTTCACTCTTTACTTAATGCCTACATTGGCTTTGAAACTCAGGAAGACCAGCAGCAGCCAAAAGCCAGTGATACTCTTTCTGTGGCGAACACTCCACCACCTGAAAGGTACTACTGTAAGAAGTGTAGTACCAATATGTGTAGCCAGGATGATCTATTTTCCCATATTTTGACATCAGACGTACACAAGGATTTGGAGAATAAGTTGAGGTCTGTGATTTCAGAACACAACAAGAGGACTGGGCTTCTGAAGCAAATGCCCATTGTTCCAAAGCTAAAGGTAAGCTTATCCAGACCATCAAACAGCAGCGTTCCACTCACAACTGCTCCAGCGAAGCCACCTTGGTCCCATCTTGCCTTGTCACAGAACACTCCAAGTCCAGCCATGGTGCAGCCAGTGACCTTGGCCCAACCTGTGACCTCTGCCAATGTACGGCCACCGATGGGGgtcccaggctcttcctggaGCCGCACCAATTCTTTGTCAGATACTGCCCAGTCCCACATGGCTTTTGTCTCTAGCCCTCTATCTGTGGGCCAGACCAGTCTCACACTGCAGACTTCAGCTCCCTCAACTGTCTTCTTTTCAGGCAAGGCTTCACCTCATAAGCCTGTAGTCCCTCCTGCACTACCTGTGAGTCAGCCACTTGGGCCTGTGAAAAAGTCTGTTGGAATGAGCAATCACCTGATGAGTCAAGCCATCCAACCTGGGATTTTACCCTTCACACAGCCCATGGAGCCTGAGCCTACACATCGGCCGGTGGGACCTCCTGTCAGATCAGTGGGGCTTACAAGCAG TCCTGGGGTTCTGCAGAACACATTACCAGGAACGATATCTGTTGGTCAGGTTGTCTCATTGGCAGACCTTCCTGAAGGTCAGATGACCCCTGCTTCTATGATTCCTGCACAGACCATAGCTTCTGGGGTCCTTCCCACTGGCCAGGCAGTCCAGTCCAGGGGTCTCCATGTTGGTCAGACAGTCTCATCACAGGTTCTCCCCTCTTGTCAGACAGTGTCTGTTAGGGTTTTCCCTGCAGATCAAGTGGTATCTGGGTTGCAGACCCCCAAGCAGCTGGTGGTCTCAGATGCCCCTGTGAACCAGGGTGTGAATTCTGGTATTCCTCTGCTTGGTCAGCCTGTTATATCAGGTCCATTAGTTAGACCCAGTATGCTTCAGCTCAGTCAGTCTGTTGGCTCCAGCATCCTGCCGGTGACCCAGTTAGGGAGAGCTGAAACTAAACAGAACACCACGTTCTTTGAGCCAGGCACTGTCTACAGGAAGCTCCTTCCAACAGGGACACAGGTTAATGGGAAGCCCATTTACACGGTGGACCCCATGCCTGTCATTCTATCTGTTCCTCAGGGTGCTAGCCTCATGACTTCTGTTCCATCCCAGGTGCCCAACCAGTTCCAATCCCCCAGTGTGGGTACGCAGATGTCCAGTGCTCTACCCAGCATGTCCTCTTCACAGGGGCCAGTAAGCACTGCAGACCAGAACATACTTGTTCAGGTCTCTTCATCTGAGCTGGGTATGAATTTGGGTGTCAGACAGGCCAAGCAGTGGAAAATCTGCTCAATTTGTAATGTATTCTTCCCATCCAATGTCTACCAGGCTCACATGGAAGTGGCTCACAAACAAAGTGAGTTCAACTCCAGCGCGAAACTTGAACCAGTAAAGCTGGCAGTGCGTGCACCATTTCTGAAGTGGACAAGAGAGAAGGTCATGCGTTGCCTCTTCTGTAAATGCCTAGTCTCAGAGGGGGAGCTAATGTACCACTTACTTACACATGGCTTCGGGTGCCTGTTTTGCCCATGTACTTTCCACAACATTCAGGGTTTCTTGGAGCACAGCAGAATTAAACaccttgggaggaagaggctatTTTTGGATTATATTAACAGGGGCTTCGAGTTGAGTCTGGATGCTAATGGCAACCTTTTGTTCCCCCATCTTGATTTCATTATCACTCTGCCAAGAGAGGAGATTGGAGGACAGGAGGTCTGCCTGGCTATCCTCTCAGGGATATATTCCACATCACTGGTGCCCTTATATGTTAAGGTGAAGCCTCAGGTTAAGGTTGTACCTCAGCTCAGTAAACAAGAGCTGATCTGTTCCCTCTGCTTGAGCACATTTATGACAGCCGATGCCTACATACTACATTTGAAGGACAGACACCATATTATGCCTATGGCCTATACGATGCTGAGTTCTCCAGCCTTCAGGTGTGTCCATTGTTGTGGAATCTATGCTGAAAACTTGACTGTGGCAGCCATCACTCTTCATTTGATGCATTGTGAACATGCTCCCAAAGATAGCTCAGAACTGCAAGTTCAGTCCAGTTTTGTCGAGAGCAGTGAACTACAGTTTGTCAGTGAGGAAAAGATTCCTGATTCTACCTGTCCTATAAAAAGAAAGTGGCCAGATGGCTATTTGGGGGCAGAAGACctgaggagggatgggaaggatCCCTTACATGTTTTAAAGGgtaagacagcatcagatccagAAGAAGGGACTAGTGCTGTGCCTTTGAAGAGACAAAGGAATGAAAGCACAACTAAAGGACTAGTGGTCAATGAGGATTTACTCCAAATCTTAGCATTAGATtttaagaaagacaaagactactcctctgaggaaaaaaagcagTTTCTTAGGAAATATTTCCACAAGAAACCATATCCTAGCAGAAAAGAAATAGAACTATTGTATTTATTCTTGAAGATGGAAAAAATTCATGTGACTTTGTTTTTTGGAACAAGAAGATATAATTGCTTGAAAGCAATAGAAGTCTTCAGACCCTCAGTAGTTCTAGGTTTTGATATGTCTGAACTTAAAAATGTTAAGCACAGACTGATCTTTGAGTAG